Genomic window (Roseivirga sp. 4D4):
CCGAAATCCCTAACTCTTCAAGCCGAAGCTGTATTAGTGTGAATACTACAACTCCAGAGACCATGAAATAGGAGAATCTATCAAAGTAGCTGACAAGGGTGGTGATGCTGACCAATGCTAAATAGAAAACAAGGAATAATAAAGCCTCTGGCCAGGCCAGGTAATTGATATCTCCTGTGGTGTATTTTTGCCAGCTTATGATTTGGTCTATGTACAGGCCTGATGCTTCACCATTGAGTTGGAAATATTCAAGTAGTAGGGGGCGCGTTTTGAAGGTGGTCTGTACTTCCCAAGGAAGAGCCAAGTTGTCTCCCACAAATAAGGCATAGATGAAAAGTCCAAAGCAGCACACCGTTAGAGTATAACTGAAAACTTTGAAGTAGTTGATTCCTTTATTATTCAATGCCTCGATTTATCTGCAACGCTACAACAAAGCTATGCATTGCGCTTCATAACGTTAGGTACTTTAAAGAATTGATCGTCATGATCAGGGGCATTCTTTAACCCAGCATCGGTATTGATGGTCTTCTTTGCAATATCAGAACGTAGCGCGTTTACCTCGTTCGTCATATGAGTGAGTGGTGCTACTCCATCGGTGTCTAACTCTTTCAGTTTATCAACCCAGGTAAGTATTTCGGTCATGTCCTTTTGCAGCTTTTCTTCCTGCTCAGGCTTAATGTTCAATCTGGCCAAGTGAGCTACCTTTGCTAAACTTTCTTTATCAACCTCCATCGCTGTAAAATTTATCCATCTGAGC
Coding sequences:
- the gatC gene encoding Asp-tRNA(Asn)/Glu-tRNA(Gln) amidotransferase subunit GatC — its product is MEVDKESLAKVAHLARLNIKPEQEEKLQKDMTEILTWVDKLKELDTDGVAPLTHMTNEVNALRSDIAKKTINTDAGLKNAPDHDDQFFKVPNVMKRNA